From a region of the Triticum aestivum cultivar Chinese Spring chromosome 7D, IWGSC CS RefSeq v2.1, whole genome shotgun sequence genome:
- the LOC123165572 gene encoding protein CUP-SHAPED COTYLEDON 2 isoform X1, with product MEHARLLAGQCKGAAGTGMERYGSLGMRLDGGGGDLPPGFRFHPTDEELITYYLLRKVVDCGFSGARAIAEIDLNKCEPWELPDKACKTTAEKEWYFYSLRDRKYPTGLRTNRATGAGYWKATGKDREIRSARNGALVGMKKTLVFYRGRAPKGQKTQWVMHEFRLEGVYAYHFLPNNTTRDEWVIAKIFVKPGAVPPSRKVRYGLSSAGDTSCFSDSTSVSIGGGGGASASSAPRQQLPDTSSLLAAAHAAADGESSSYGAAANNNAAGNCRELVPCFSTAHMDATLLGIGQYEPATLAVEQPLAFFHGSRLVQAADNLSLPMFLPGGLQSGVSPLGMGGGAFQHWPSSGYDMKLEGSRAPPQMAVGPGQLDGAYGWGF from the exons ATGGAGCACGCACGCTTGCTTGCAGGTCAGTGCAAGGGCGCGGCCGGGACCGGGATGGAGCGGTACGGCTCTCTGGGCATGCGGCtggacggcggaggcggcgacctGCCGCCGGGGTTCCGCTTCCACCCGACGGACGAGGAGCTCATCACCTACTACCTCCTCCGTAAGGTGGTGGACTGCGGCTTCTCCGGCGCCCGCGCCATCGCCGAGATCGACCTCAACAAGTGCGAGCCGTGGGAGCTGCCGGACAAGGCCTGCAAGACCACGGCGGAGAAGGAGTGGTACTTCTACAGCCTCCGCGACCGCAAGTACCCCACGGGCCTGCGCACCAACCGCGCCACGGGCGCCGGCTACTGGAAGGCCACCGGCAAGGACCGCGAGATCCGCAGCGCCCGCAACGGCGCGCTCGTCGGCATGAAGAAGACGCTCGTCTTCTACCGCGGCCGCGCCCCCAAGGGCCAGAAGACCCAGTGGGTCATGCACGAGTTCCGCCTCGAGGGCGTCTACGCCTACCACTTCCTGCCCAACAACACCACAAGG GATGAGTGGGTGATCGCCAAGATCTTCGTGAAGCCCGGCGCGGTGCCCCCCTCCCGCAAGGTTCGCTACGGACTCAGCAGCGCCGGCGACACATCGTGCTTCTCCGACTCCACCTCCGTCTCcatcggcggcgggggcggcgcctcCGCCTCGTCGGCGCCGCGCCAGCAGCTCCCAGACACCAGCTCGCTGTTAGCCGCGGCTcacgccgccgccgacggcgagAGCAGCTCCTACGGCGCCGCCGCCAACAACAACGCGGCGGGCAACTGCCGTGAGCTCGTGCCCTGCTTCTCCACCGCCCACATGGATGCCACCCTCCTCGGCATCGGGCAGTACGAACCGGCTACGCTCGCCGTCGAGCAGCCGTTGGCCTTCTTCCATGGCTCCCGCCTGGTGCAGGCGGCGGACAACCTCAGCCTGCCGATGTTCCTCCCCGGCGGCCTGCAGTCCGGCGTCTCCCCGCTCGGCATGGGCGGAGGGGCCTTCCAGCACTGGCCGTCCTCCGGCTACGACATGAAGCTGGAGGGCAGCCGCGCGCCGCCGCAGATGGCCGTGGGCCCTGGCCAGCTTGACGGCGCCTACGGCTGGGGCTTCTAG
- the LOC123165572 gene encoding protein CUP-SHAPED COTYLEDON 1 isoform X2: MERYGSLGMRLDGGGGDLPPGFRFHPTDEELITYYLLRKVVDCGFSGARAIAEIDLNKCEPWELPDKACKTTAEKEWYFYSLRDRKYPTGLRTNRATGAGYWKATGKDREIRSARNGALVGMKKTLVFYRGRAPKGQKTQWVMHEFRLEGVYAYHFLPNNTTRDEWVIAKIFVKPGAVPPSRKVRYGLSSAGDTSCFSDSTSVSIGGGGGASASSAPRQQLPDTSSLLAAAHAAADGESSSYGAAANNNAAGNCRELVPCFSTAHMDATLLGIGQYEPATLAVEQPLAFFHGSRLVQAADNLSLPMFLPGGLQSGVSPLGMGGGAFQHWPSSGYDMKLEGSRAPPQMAVGPGQLDGAYGWGF; this comes from the exons ATGGAGCGGTACGGCTCTCTGGGCATGCGGCtggacggcggaggcggcgacctGCCGCCGGGGTTCCGCTTCCACCCGACGGACGAGGAGCTCATCACCTACTACCTCCTCCGTAAGGTGGTGGACTGCGGCTTCTCCGGCGCCCGCGCCATCGCCGAGATCGACCTCAACAAGTGCGAGCCGTGGGAGCTGCCGGACAAGGCCTGCAAGACCACGGCGGAGAAGGAGTGGTACTTCTACAGCCTCCGCGACCGCAAGTACCCCACGGGCCTGCGCACCAACCGCGCCACGGGCGCCGGCTACTGGAAGGCCACCGGCAAGGACCGCGAGATCCGCAGCGCCCGCAACGGCGCGCTCGTCGGCATGAAGAAGACGCTCGTCTTCTACCGCGGCCGCGCCCCCAAGGGCCAGAAGACCCAGTGGGTCATGCACGAGTTCCGCCTCGAGGGCGTCTACGCCTACCACTTCCTGCCCAACAACACCACAAGG GATGAGTGGGTGATCGCCAAGATCTTCGTGAAGCCCGGCGCGGTGCCCCCCTCCCGCAAGGTTCGCTACGGACTCAGCAGCGCCGGCGACACATCGTGCTTCTCCGACTCCACCTCCGTCTCcatcggcggcgggggcggcgcctcCGCCTCGTCGGCGCCGCGCCAGCAGCTCCCAGACACCAGCTCGCTGTTAGCCGCGGCTcacgccgccgccgacggcgagAGCAGCTCCTACGGCGCCGCCGCCAACAACAACGCGGCGGGCAACTGCCGTGAGCTCGTGCCCTGCTTCTCCACCGCCCACATGGATGCCACCCTCCTCGGCATCGGGCAGTACGAACCGGCTACGCTCGCCGTCGAGCAGCCGTTGGCCTTCTTCCATGGCTCCCGCCTGGTGCAGGCGGCGGACAACCTCAGCCTGCCGATGTTCCTCCCCGGCGGCCTGCAGTCCGGCGTCTCCCCGCTCGGCATGGGCGGAGGGGCCTTCCAGCACTGGCCGTCCTCCGGCTACGACATGAAGCTGGAGGGCAGCCGCGCGCCGCCGCAGATGGCCGTGGGCCCTGGCCAGCTTGACGGCGCCTACGGCTGGGGCTTCTAG